In a genomic window of Helianthus annuus cultivar XRQ/B chromosome 10, HanXRQr2.0-SUNRISE, whole genome shotgun sequence:
- the LOC110881992 gene encoding uncharacterized protein LOC110881992 translates to MTWNIRGLNRPLKQSEVRTIVAENKLELCAILESHVNIGNLAKVCKFVFRNWNWTSNGGVCSRGTRIILGWNADNLDVMVLAQSDQIMHTQVIFKASKRVLFCSFVYAENKYIDRRALWADLCKHKMFCHDKPWVVMGDFNSALNIEDSLCGVSKQSIGMREFQECIQQTELMDINAHGLQYTWNQKPKSGVGLLKKIDRIMGNVTFLDMFPSAYALFHPFRVSDHTPCILKILGSNGSRPKPFKFPNFIATKPEFKDIVKLEWTKSVEGIAMLSVVKKLRNLKPKLRKLFFDQGNLHVKVDNLRKELDDIQARMDRNPWSVHLRQKEAQCLKDFQAAAYDEECFLKQKSKVDWLCAGDSNTKYFHNIVKTRNARARIYSVMDTMGVRHEGEDVADAMVLHYSSFLGMEHPVETTNLENLFTNVLSDEDAVYMIRPITREEVKNAMFSIGED, encoded by the coding sequence ATGACTTGGAATATTAGGGGCTTGAACCGGCCCCTGAAACAAAGTGAGGTTCGAACCATTGTCGCAGAGAATAAGTTAGAGTTGTGTGCTATCCTTGAATCGCATGTGAATATTGGTAATCTGGCTAAAGTTTGTAAGTTTGTGTTTCGTAATTGGAATTGGACTTCCAATGGTGGTGTTTGCAGCCGTGGTACAAGAATTATTTTGGGATGGAATGCGGATAATCTAGACGTTATGGTCCTTGCTCAATCGGATCAAATTATGCATACTCAGGTAATTTTTAAGGCTAGCAAAAGAGTTTTATTTTGTTCGTTTGTCTACGCGGAGAACAAGTATATAGATCGGAGAGCGCTTTGGGCTGATTTATGTAAGCATAAGATGTTTTGTCATGATAAGCCGTGGGTGGTAATGGGGGACTTTAATTCTGCCCTCAACATTGAAGATTCGTTATGCGGGGTTTCTAAACAGTCTATTGGCATGCGAGAATTTCAGGAGTGTATTCAACAAActgaattgatggatataaatgCGCATGGGCTGCAGTATACTTGGAATCAAAAGCCTAAGAGTGGAGTCGGCTTATTAAAAAAGATAGATCGTATAATGGGTAATGTGACGTTTTTAGACATGTTTCCCTCTGCTTATGCGTTGTTTCATCCGTTTCGGGTTTCCGATCACACTCCGTGTATCCTTAAAATTCTCGGCTCCAATGGGTCTCGGCCAAAGCCATTTAAGTTTCCGAACTTTATCGCTACCAAGCCGGAATTTAAGGACATTGTTAAACTGGAGTGGACGAAGAGTGTGGAGGGGATTGCCATGCTTTCGGTTGTGAAGAAGTTAAGGAACTTAAAACCTAAGTTGAGAAAGCTATTTTTCGATCAGGGAAACTTACATGTGAAAGTTGATAATTTGCGAAAGGAGTTAGATGATATTCAGGCCCGGATGGATCGTAATCCGTGGAGTGTGCATCTGCGTCAAAAGGAAGCACAATGCCTTAAAGATTTTCAAGCGGCTGCCTATGATGAGGAGTGCTTTCTGAAACAGAAATCTAAGGTAGATTGGCTCTGTGCTGGAGATTCgaacacaaaatattttcatAACATAGTGAAAACGAGGAATGCTAGAGCTAGGATTTATAGTGTTATGGATACTATGGGGGTGAGACATGAGGGTGAAGATGTTGCTGATGCTATGGTTTTGCATTATTCAAGTTTTTTGGGTATGGAGCATCCGGTTGAGACAACCAATCTGGAAAACCTGTTTACTAATGTTCTTAGTGACGAAGATGCGGTGTACATGATTCGCCCGATTACTCGTGAAGAGGTTAAGAATGCCATGTTTAGTATTGGTGAGGATTAG